The sequence CATCAGTCAGCAAAAACGCAATATTATGTAGAGCGTGTTGTAAAACAATGGATTCAAGAATACAAAATCGATGGTTTCCGTTGGGATTTGACCAAAGGATTTACACAGGCTTGTACTGCTTCAGATGAATCTTGTACCAATGCATATCAGCAAGACAGAGTTGATATTTTGAAAAAATATGCTGATTATTCTTGGAGCCTTGACCCAACACATTACACGATTTTTGAACATTTAGGTTCTGATTCAGAAGAACAGCAGTGGGCAAATTACCGCGTTGCTGAAACACCAAGCAAAGGAGTTATGATGTGGGGAAAAATGACAGATCAATACAATCAATTGTCAATGGGATATTCATCAAGCAGCAATATTTCAAGAATGATGAGCTCTAGCCGTGGTTTTACAACAAATCGTTTGATGGGTTATGCTGAGAGTCACGACGAAGAACGTTTGATGTATAAAAATGTACAGTACGGAAATACATCTGGAACGTATAATGTAAAATCATTAAATACTGCTTTGTCGAGAATGTCTGCCATTGGAGCGGTTTCACTTTTGATTCCTGGTCCAAAAATGATCTGGCATTTTGGTGAATTAGGTTGGGATGACTCAATTTATACTTGTAATGACGGAACTGTTAATGATAATTCGGCAACTATTTCTGGAGATTGTAAATTAGATACAAAACCACAACCTCAATGGGCAGAAAATTGGTTGGGCGACACAAATCGTAATAAAATTTATTATGATTGGGCAAAAATGATCAACATGAAAGTAACTGAACCTGTATTTTTAGGAACAGCAACAATGGCAAGCGCAAACACACTGACAGTAAATATTAAAATTACCAACAGCAATTTAGCAGCAACACAATTGAAAGATGTTTTGATTTTGGCCAATTTTGATGTAACTCCACAAAACGTTTCTACGGGTTTTCAATATACTGGAATATGGTACAATTTAATGGATAATTCTTCAATAAACGTCACAGATGTTAATGCAACGATGAGTCTAAATCCTGGCGAATACAGAATTTATGGAAATAAAACAGCCAATTTAGCCATTCCAGATTTTGACCAAACAAGCACGGTAAAATTGTATCCAAATCCGGTTTTGAATTATTTTACTTTAAATGTTACCGCTTCTAAAGTTCAAATTTATTCAATAACTGGCCAGCTGGTAAAAAGTTTTGCTTCAAACGGAAATGTTGATTTTCAATATAATGTAAGTGATTTAAAAACAGGGTTATATGTTGTAAAAGCAATCGATGAAAACAATAAAGTTCAGGTAATGAAATTTATAAAAAAATAAAAGAAAGTTTTAAAATTTGGTTTTTTAGTAATGTAAAAGGGCTGTCTATTTGTTTAGACAGCCCTTTTTCGTTAAGTCGTTTTGGTTATTTTTTCTCGTTGTATTCTCCAATCAAAGAAAAATAGCCAAAAGTTCCCAAGCCTAAAACGATTAATGGGGTCAGAATGAATAGGGTTATAATTCCAAATACAGTATCATCCTGCTGGTCTGATAAAAATTTTGGCAAGCCAAATTCAAACACGCAGAAATAAGCTGCAGCAATGGAAAGTATAATCCATAAAACACCTAAAATTTGTTTAACTGTGTTCATAAGGTGTAGGCATTAAAGGTGATTTATTTTATTTTTATTGTCAATGTAAACCATTCCAATTACAAAGCAGATTGACGCAATAATAATTGGATACCAAAGGCCGTCAAGATAAAAGTCTTGTTTTCCATTTGCTTTGGCGTGGGTTACAAGATAAGTTGAAATTGCAGGCAACAATCCTCCAAAAATTCCATTTCCTACGTGATAAGGAAGCGACATTGAAGTGTATCTGATTTTTGTTGGAAACATCTCTACTAAAAAAGCCGCAATTGGTCCATAAACCATTGTAACAAATATTACCTGAATGAAAACTAGAAAAATTAGCATCCATTCGTCTTTAGAATTTATTTTAATCGTGATGCTGCTTTGTGATTCTTTTTTAGAAGCAAAATCAGTTTTCTTTTCCACATATGAAGTGCCATCTGTATAGGTTTTAGAAATTGTAGTTACAGCATCATTGTTTTCTTTTCTCTCGGTATTTTGGGTTGTTTTTTCAGTAATTTCTGTTTTGTATTTTACGTCGGTTGTGTCGTACATCATTTTATAAATTGGTCTATAAAATAATATTGCCAAAAGCATTCCCGTCATCATAATATATTTTCTGCCAACTTTGTCGCTCAGCCATCCAAAGAAAATAAAAAATGGCGTTCCTATTAACAATGCAATTCCTAAGAGACCATCAACTTGCGAAGAATCAATATTCATTACCGTTTTCATGAAACTCATGGCATAAAATTGTCCAGTGTACCAAACTACGCCTTGCCCCATTGTCGCGCCAAAAAGGGCCAGCAAAACAAATTTTAGATTATATCTATTCCCAAAACTTTCTTTTAACGGATTCGTGCTTGTTGTTCCTTCTTTCTTGGCTTTTGCAAATACAGGCGATTCGTCCATGTTTTTTCGGATTAAATACGAAATGCCAACCATTACAATTGATACCCAAAACGGAACGCGCCATCCCCAAGTATCAAAAGCTTCCGCAGAAAGTATATTTTTTGTGACCAAAATAACCATTAATGAAATAAATAAGCCTACAGTAGCAGTGGTTTGAATCCATGAAGTCCAATACCCTTTTTGCCCAATAGGCGAATGTTCAGCTACATAAGTTGCGGCACCGCCATATTCGCCGCCTAAAGCAAGTCCTTGCAACAAACGAAGAACCAATACCAACAAAGGAGCTAAAAAGCCTATAGTTTCATAACTTGGAATACAGCCTATCAAAAAAGTTGAGCCTCCCATTAGCAGTAAAGTTGCCATAAAAGTGTATTTTCGGCCAATAATATCACCAAGCCTTCCAAAAAATAAAGCGCCAAAAGGCCTAACAACAAATCCTGCAGCAAATGTTGCCAAAGTCGATAAAAATGCTGCAGCCGGATTATCACTTGGAAAAAATTTGGTTGAAATAACAACAGCTAAACTTCCAAAAATATAAAAATCGTACCATTCAATCATGGTGCCCATTGAGGACGCCGAAATAACTTTCCAAATACCTTTTGTAGAAGTTTTGCTCATAAAACCGTTTTGTGTACTTAATAATTATTAAATGCTAAAAATATAGTTTTACGAATATATAAGATATTTTGTTATTCACTTAATATTTTTTTAACAAAAACTATTAATTTGTTGACTTTGTAAGCTATGAGTGGGAATTTTAGTCAGAACAATTTTATATTTGAAAAATATTTTAAATTTCGATAAAAGTGAAACAGCTTAGGATAGTGTTTTTTTGTATGATTTTTATTTCTTGTGCAAACAGAAAAAATGCTGTCTCGAAGATAGAAAACAGATATAATTGTAAAGCTATTTCAGTGACGTCAGAAGAGGTGCAACATCAATATTTGAGTTTTATAGGCGATTGTGATTTTTGTAAAAAGGAATTTGAGAATTTTGATAAAATAAAAAAAGGCGCTTTGCTTTATCATTGGCAGGAAGGAATCGGCAGCAATCAATTTTTAATAGTAGATTTTGATAATGATTTTAGCTTTTTTATTAAGTCAGAAGGCTTTGTAAAAAAGAAAGATTTTTTTTTAGAAGATAAAAAGAAGTTAAGCTTTATTTTGGAAGTTTTGGAAAAAGGAAATTATTATCAAAGTTGTGACAGATTTGGTGGGCATTCCAATTTATATGTCTTGCTTGTAAAATGTGATGATGAAATAAAAGTTCAGTATTTTTCGCCTTTTACAGATTTTTATGAAATAAAAACTTCAGATAAAAATGTGAGTTCGATTAAGGAAGTTTTTGAAATAATGCAAAGGAATTATTATTGTAAGAGTTAAAAATGTAAAAAAAGTAAGAGCTTAAAAATAACTTTGCGAACCTTTGCGTAAATCTTAGCGCTCTTTGCGGTTAAATATTGAAAAAGGAATAAAAACAAAAAACCCGAATATTGCTATTCGGGTTTCGTGGTACCTCCAGGGATCGAACCAGGGACACATGGATTTTCAGTCCATTGCTCTACCATCTGAGCTAAGGTACCGTCTTGTGCTCAATGCGGGTGCAAAGATAGAATCATTTTTCGTTTATCCAAAACATTTTTTTAAAAAAATCAATTCGTATCTTCGCAAGGGTAAAAAAAAAGATATGATTTTAACTGTTGATGTCGGAAACACGCGAATTAAAGCAGCTGTATTTGAGGGTGATACTGTGTTGGAAAATTTTGTTTTTGAGAAAAACGATCTCGAAAAAAAAATTAAAGAAATTTTAGAAAATTTTCCAAATTGCTCC comes from Flavobacterium sp. KACC 22761 and encodes:
- a CDS encoding DUF6814 family protein is translated as MNTVKQILGVLWIILSIAAAYFCVFEFGLPKFLSDQQDDTVFGIITLFILTPLIVLGLGTFGYFSLIGEYNEKK
- a CDS encoding MFS transporter, whose translation is MSKTSTKGIWKVISASSMGTMIEWYDFYIFGSLAVVISTKFFPSDNPAAAFLSTLATFAAGFVVRPFGALFFGRLGDIIGRKYTFMATLLLMGGSTFLIGCIPSYETIGFLAPLLVLVLRLLQGLALGGEYGGAATYVAEHSPIGQKGYWTSWIQTTATVGLFISLMVILVTKNILSAEAFDTWGWRVPFWVSIVMVGISYLIRKNMDESPVFAKAKKEGTTSTNPLKESFGNRYNLKFVLLALFGATMGQGVVWYTGQFYAMSFMKTVMNIDSSQVDGLLGIALLIGTPFFIFFGWLSDKVGRKYIMMTGMLLAILFYRPIYKMMYDTTDVKYKTEITEKTTQNTERKENNDAVTTISKTYTDGTSYVEKKTDFASKKESQSSITIKINSKDEWMLIFLVFIQVIFVTMVYGPIAAFLVEMFPTKIRYTSMSLPYHVGNGIFGGLLPAISTYLVTHAKANGKQDFYLDGLWYPIIIASICFVIGMVYIDNKNKINHL